ACTTGAATGAAAATATTCCGCGACGAGAGCTCTTGCTAATTTAATATgatcataatttaaaaatatagattTTGTGAAAGGTTTTGCGAATAAATCGGTCATTTCATTTGCAACAATCTGGTAGTAGGTAATTCGATCGAGCGGTTGTTTATACGTGTACTTACATTGATATAGTGTTCGTTAGTGTTACAGGTATCTTACAagctatttgaaatatttttttctaacagTAATCGAATGGTAGAATTTATACAGAATTTTATACTGACAAAAGGAATTGATCGTGTATCATTATTTATATGGTCGCATTAATTACATCAATAAAAATCGAAAATGTTACTTCTTTGAACATTACTCATCGTCTATATAAATACACTATAGTATCCTTTGGGTTACAAATAGTACCTTTCACTGGGGTTGATTTATACGGGTTACTCAAAGGGAGGGTGTGAATCAATTTGTTTGACAAAACAAAGGCGTAGAACCTCTAtcgattaatatttcaatatttttctgagTATTTTGTATTCTAAATGAATAATCCAAGTCCTACTTGGACGTTCTAATTATCACATACCTACTTTCCTCGTTTAACAATGTGAATATCGAGTTCACAGGCTGAAATATCGTCCGTATGATTACACAATATCGTTTATTAAGAATATCGttcatcgtattaaataataaaagaactaTACAAAACTTACGTGTACTTCGATCGTTTATTTAGGTCGAAATTAACGAATACATTATGATTACGGGATGACAGTGTTAAATTATCGTTGATCTCGGTTGTTTCGCGTTGAAATTCTTTTCCGAGTCGCGTTTATCGATGTCGGGCAGCTCTTCGCGGCCAGTTGCATCTACTAAATATTTACATGATCGCACGCCGGGATTGCAAATACGTTCGATCGTTTATTTGCACGTGTACTCTTCGGTACGTTCGGTGCATGTCTCGCAATGCACGCGACAGCACCAGTGAAATTTGCATCTGCACTGCCACGTTCTTGTAAATTGATGCGTGTTGTACCCGCGACCGCAACACATCAAGTCGCATCCGTCGGTACCTGAAAAATTTGCGGTTATTACAATCCATTTCTAGGCTAATCCTTTAATGGCACAATAAAGTTAGAGGTAATGATTCACTCTGGGTAGATATGTTTGTATTTCTATGATTACTACCATCGCGAAAAACAGTAGAATGACGAATGTATGTTTCGTTTTCCAATAAATTATAACCGCGGTACGTTTACAAGCTCTATTTGTATCTCAGGCAATCATTCCAGTATCCGCTCAATGAAACAGaccattaattatttcaaagagaaaGCTATTATGTCGTGCAAACAAAGCAGGATATTTTCGCAACGGTATTAATTATGATTAAATGGTCATTGAATTGAATTCACCTTTGCTAGTACGATTGCAATATCTGCCCTGTGTTCCGAGGCTGCCCTGTACCAAATCCGGCTCGCAGTAATTAGGGGAAGGCTGCAGAAAAACCAGCTCGCTTCTCTTTGGAATCCTTTTCTGTCCCACGCTTGATCCACCGTTAGTTTTCGTTCTCTTCAGTACCAAGTGCGGCCTTCTCGGTTTAATGGCCTTCTTTGGGGGTTGTCGATCGCGTCGGGATTTTGCAAGATCGTTTGGTTTCCCTTGGGTTTTCGCGTCGTTTCCTAAAATTGGCACCATTTCCGCCGATGTTGAGTGCAGGGTGTCTAAACTCTATAAACGAAAagaatagaatattttttatctaTTGAAAAACACAAGAAAATACGAGCGTTTCACTCGGAATggtattaaattcaatttaaagttGCAATGTTACAAACGAGTCGAAACAACGTTGACCCAGTTTTACGAGATATTACCTGCATCGTAGGGGGTGGTGGCGGTGTAATGGCTATCACGGGCCTGGCtctgtaatattttttcatcagggCATCGCCAATCTGACGAAAACTAGGCAACGTTCGCCAGCAGGTTCTCACGGTGCACGAACCGGAGACGCCATGACATTTGCATTCTGTTTGTAACAAGGCTTTAACTATCTGTAAAAGAACGATATTCATGTAATCCACAATGCAATCGTACCATTTTCTGCATTAATGGCGATGGGATTTGATGATTGGAATTATGTAAGTTTCGTTGGAATTCTATCGTGATAACTTATTAGCCAAtccgtatctaagattgaaaatcttcagAAGGGGACTATAGgatttagactttctgtcacttttgtacaggtcaaacggtaagagttatcaaaaaaattattgtttagtgggtcaaaatttcaacgaatggccgaaaattttttttttgccacttccggtctgatcggaaatgacaaaaaaaagaattagaaaaaaaattcaattattatcttTCAAACTTTCAATACGTTCGTTTCATTGTCCCTTCGATCATTACGCATCCACCATTTCTCGTTCAGAAAACTGGTTTACATTTCGAATTATCGCGGGAGACAGACGGGAATGGTGTTGGGGCAAAGGtgggttgaaaaaaaaaaataaaaaaaaaaattcgttcaGGGTATAAAGTATGCGGCGAGTCGAGGCAGGGCGAGGCGAGGCGATCGACGTTAAGGATAAATCGTTAGCCGGTGTGTCTGTACTCGCAACGGATCGTACGAGCACGCACGATATATGCGTGTTTTTATTGCCGCCTCGATAATAAAGCCCATCGAAGAAAACGAAAGCTCGACGAACTTTTCCCAATTAAGACGCCTCCATTTGTGCGCCCTACCTGCGGCATAACGTGATCCTTTCTTACAAACGACCCTAtcttcttcttcccttcttCATTCGTTTACCAACTGCTATTGGCCCGTGAATTTCTATTACCGTCGGATccgagaaaattaatttcaattctctATAGAAATTGAACGGAGTTCGTTAATGACCGTTGGAGGGATTTAAGGGATCAGGGGTTGCGTTTCCGGGGATAAGTTGGGAGAATTTATTGTTAGTTATTATATGACTATCTCAAGAATTGCGTTTCTAAAAGTAAGTTTTGACAATGTATGACTATATGATAGTATATTATTACACCAGGTATTTTATACCTGTCATTACAAAGAGCAATCGATTTGCAGTATAATGCGAGAAAATCGATAGGTATCGAACAAGCCACGTTATTGATTGACCCTACGGTTTATGTGAAATTTACGGAGACAAAGAAATGATACAGAGGTGCGTTAAGTACCATTTTCTACCTGACCTCTTAAGAATTTGCAGAGTTTACTGAACTCGAATGGGGCAGGTTCAATTTATGACAATTTATTACTCGTAATAAATTATAGAGCGCGCCTTGTATGGTTACAAAATTTTTTGTTCCGTTTTTCaggcatttttaataatttaataactatTAGTAATGTACATATTAAGcgtttaataattatgtttcgTGTATGCATACGCGTGGGTCATCGTAGATCTTAATATAAACTCGTGTTACCTTTCGTCCAGCCTTGTTATTATGAAGGTTCATCAGGCTCCTCGCGTCACCCTCCACCTCCCTCGCGTCCAGAAACCTACGCGCGAACCTAACattaaattgtaatattaaaatccATGCGCGTATAACAACTGCCGTGACGTATAGTTACATCAATGGAGGTTTTACACGCACGTGGCGGGTGTAAAAAGGAAACAAAGTAGGAATTCATTACGAATTCTGTTAATGATCTCACCTCATGCCGTAGGTAACATCTGCGCTACAACCACCCCATTCCCAGCCATTCGGTGGCAGTTCCTTTTTCGTTCTGTAACAAAGGCATTCAAAAGAATTGAAAGCTACCTTCAAACGCGTTTAAAATATACGATACGCAACGGTAAATTGCGTTTAACTATGTAGcaggaataaaatataaaagcaaaAGGGTTAGAGAGTTTACCTTACGGTGGGTTCGCAACCACACGCGGTGATATTGCCTCTGCTGCAAGCTGCGGTCACGGCGTACGTTACACCCGCTGAACTTATTGCGTACGTGAAAGCTGCTTCCCTGCTTCCTGAAATAGATCAGTTAGAAATTTCCTGTTAGTTCTACCATCGAAGCAGGTCTGTCCAGTTCGCGTGGTAGGTAAGAAATGCGTATAGGGATTTCAGGCTATGCGAAACAAGATGCAAACGTTCTTCGTTTTTCAGGGTATTGTggcaaagaaaaagaattttttgaaaaaggaTGCCTAGGGGATGTATACCTGCACATCCAATCTAGGTATTCAGTATAATCCGTCCAACGAGAGGAGTCAGTATACATGTTTATAAATTCACGCGTTCGACGCAGGGTCGAGcacagttgtttccagttcttcaaacgcttCGGTCGAACTCTGTGTACTATGAGCCgagcctgcttcgagcacgtgaatttctatacatttactgtctcgtcttGTTGGATGGTCTCTAACAATAAATGACAGTAGGTACTCTTTTGTTAGTACTCTTtttggaaattagaaattttatttttcaccatCTTTATATAACTCCTCAAACGACCTCAGGTTTAATATCGATTACCACCATTTTGTCCTTTCTTTAGAAAAATCTTTATCCATGATAAAACTTTCTTTCCTTGCCATTCACTTTCAAGATTCATGTACCTGTCGTTTTGATGCTTATTAAGCTCAAGACTCAAGACACAACTTTCGTCCAATTCGTCCGGTCGGCGCACATTTTAATCCCCCTGGCGCGATCCGATCTACTTCATTTCGTCGACAAGCATGATACATCAAGCGTGTAAACCCACACTGTCCCCTAGCGTTTCCGTCACGCTAATTTACAGCTATCCGACACAAGTACAGCCGCGTAAAGCGCGACCACAATTAATTACCCGCGGAGCTCTTTCAGCTCGTTTGCCATGCTGAATGAGTTATACACCGTCGCGTTCCTTTCTTCTCGATccttgatcttttttttttttttttctttctctctccttcctCTTACTTTCTTCCCCGTCTGTGTTACAGTACCGCTCGTCGCGTCGTTTCAAACACCTACGCGATATTGTCCCATGTCCGAGTTGATTCGCGTTCGTTCTGGCAGCAGCCATCAACCTCGTCCAACTTTAATTCGAACGTCAGGATATCGCCTGTTACACCGACGCCTAATTATCGCGTGTAATAAAACTTCCAGACCCATAAGCCGGCCCCGGAGGCATGCTTACACGCTTTGACAGCGTAATTTTCACGGCCGATCAAATCTTATCGTTGCTCTCGATCTTCGTTGCCTCGCTCTCGCCTCATTTTTTACCTTTATTTCGATCCTTACCCGTTCTTGctccatgtttttttttttttcgatcgatcgattaccAGCCCGTGGAAATTGATAATTCAACGGTTATGCGAGGAATGCGCACGACGGATAACGATAAAACGATGTCTACGGTGATTTGTTACGAGCGAGACGCGTTTAGCTCTGGTGACTTTAACGAGTGGATAAGGGAGAACCTATATACTCAACcccataataattaatttaataattattataattgcatAAAGATTgagtttaataataattttctgcgAAGACAGTATTATTGATTCAGATTCAAGCAAATGTATAATATATTCATCGTTTAAGTTTAAATCATGATCGTGTGCAGCGCAATATTCGACACTGCGTTTCGTTGCTACATAGCAATAAAATCGCTCGTAAAACCGACTCATTGGagagaaatgaaatttcgaaacGAAACACGTGTCTTCGATTTCGAGGATTTCGAGGATCGCGATATCCTCCTGTTTTATCTCTTCGATTTGTCGGTCGTCAGCATCGAGATCGAAAAGATCCGGTTAACTGTAATTACAGCGGATCTTCCTACACGCGGTTGTACGATAATATTACCTGCGAGTCGATGTTTGTTATGCTCACGGTTATAATTCATAGTGATCGACACGGGTTCGGCGGAGCGCATATTGTGAAAGTAAATATACCTACGTGCACGCACTTTCGCGAAGTCATTCCGTTTCATTTTTGCCCCCGGATCGTGATCGAGCACGAACCACTGTGGGGTAATTACCTTGAAAGCCGTGCGCGAAATGCTCGCCTTCTCGCACACTAGGTCGAAATTGTTCCCGAATAAAAACTGGTCAAATGTCGAGTGACTCCTTTCGTTCCGCGTTTAATAACGGACACTTTCTTTGCTGCATCACGGTTATTACGCTTCACCAGTCGATTACCTGATGTATACTttagtgaaaaaaaaagagtaattgTTGCTTCGTGAGAGTACTCGCGAGAGatcttttcgttttttcttaGAAATCTATAATGTTTGCCGTGTGAATTAAGTATGAGGTGTGTTTAAGGAAGAGCGAGTAATCGTTGTCGAGGTATTTAGGTTGCCGGTGAATTCTCACGTAGCGGCATGTATTGTATGTTGaaacgaaaaacaaaaattatgtaaaaatgaCATGCAGACAAAATTTACTTAAGAAAGTAGGCATACAGAATTATCAAGAGACTCGATAAACTTCTTACGTTCAAATTAGCTTTAATTAAGTTTAATTGCGTAATGCAAACAAAAAGGAATTATGATGTTTACGGTGATTTAATCGTACGATGAAGTTTAATTGAGTAACGCAAACAGGAAGGAATTATGATGTTTGCAGTGCTTTGATCGATCATAAAGCATGTACAGTTCTGGTGACTTTAACGAGTGGAtagagagatatcaagatagaACTCGAAACTTAATACAGTTAAATCCCGTTCAACGTTACTTCAATTATAGCTGATTATCTATCCCAGTGTCTTTCGtgatattaattaaatcattctACGGCTGGATTTTACCTGTTCGCGTGAAAATGACGTGCGAACGCCGCGCCGGTTGAGATACGCGAGGAGCTGTTGTTAGATAAAGTGCATCGCGTGCAGCTGCCTACACGCGCGCGATGCAACCCTCGGTGTTCTTATTGTCAAGGAGCGGTTCCTTCGAACCGGGACGGGTCCTCCTCGTCGCTCTGTCGGTCGACAGAAGAGAAAAGCGAAGGCGTTTGCGGCGGGCGCCATGATCGTAGTCGCAGGTTATAACGCGTTCGAGATCCGTATCTCTTCGCGATCGGCTCGTTGATTTATAAGACGCCAACCAACAGATCGGTATCTGCCCCTCGTTCCTCCGTGTCCCGATCCGTCCAATTTATGTAGCACGCGACATCAACGATGAGAACCGAAAACACTCGCGACCAGAATTTCTGCTAGCTGAGTGTTTTAAAGAagtgtttttaattttcaatcctTGAAGTGAATAtgtgcaatttaaaaaaaaattgttagttAATTAGCAAATTAGTGGCCACAAGAAATGTTGTCCATCGTTGACAAGAAAATTAAGTTTATCGACGTCGTAACGTCGCTTCTCGACTCAGAAATCGTTCCAACGAGCGGTCGTACGATTTATCGATCAGCAGCTCGTTTTCTCGCTAGTGAACAACCGATCGTATGCACGGCTACGATGGTGGACAGATCGGTCACAAGGCTGATGAATTTATGCGAAGCGTTTATGTCAAAAGACGGCAGCGCGTACATCTATTTAGTGTCGGAAGACGGTAACGGGGAAATTTATCGTTTCGTCGGTGTTCACCGCGACGGCCGGCTCAATGGAAGGGGGAAAAAGAGATGGCCTTTCCATAAATTCATTTCAGTTGTAAATTGTGAACACGCCAAATGAGCACCGCCTCCATATTTGGTCGCGACTCGCGGCGATTACGAAGGCCTCAGTCTATGAGTATAGA
The sequence above is a segment of the Osmia lignaria lignaria isolate PbOS001 chromosome 12, iyOsmLign1, whole genome shotgun sequence genome. Coding sequences within it:
- the LOC117602762 gene encoding protein Wnt-7b isoform X2; this translates as MRRGDIAATAIALLILGQIQGPRQTRVVGAVVVGAAVCGRIPGLAKSQREQCRKAPHAMPAVGEGAELGLRECRHQFRHHRWNCSHVANDQVFGHVVVVGSREAAFTYAISSAGVTYAVTAACSRGNITACGCEPTVRTKKELPPNGWEWGGCSADVTYGMRFLDAREVEGDARSLMNLHNNKAGRKIVKALLQTECKCHGVSGSCTVRTCWRTLPSFRQIGDALMKKYYRARPVIAITPPPPPTMQSLDTLHSTSAEMVPILGNDAKTQGKPNDLAKSRRDRQPPKKAIKPRRPHLVLKRTKTNGGSSVGQKRIPKRSELVFLQPSPNYCEPDLVQGSLGTQGRYCNRTSKGTDGCDLMCCGRGYNTHQFTRTWQCRCKFHWCCRVHCETCTERTEEYTCK
- the LOC117602762 gene encoding protein Wnt-7b isoform X3 is translated as MKKIRWLLLGVVGAVVVGAAVCGRIPGLAKSQREQCRKAPHAMPAVGEGAELGLRECRHQFRHHRWNCSHVANDQVFGHVVVVGSREAAFTYAISSAGVTYAVTAACSRGNITACGCEPTVRTKKELPPNGWEWGGCSADVTYGMRFARRFLDAREVEGDARSLMNLHNNKAGRKIVKALLQTECKCHGVSGSCTVRTCWRTLPSFRQIGDALMKKYYRARPVIAITPPPPPTMQSLDTLHSTSAEMVPILGNDAKTQGKPNDLAKSRRDRQPPKKAIKPRRPHLVLKRTKTNGGSSVGQKRIPKRSELVFLQPSPNYCEPDLVQGSLGTQGRYCNRTSKGTDGCDLMCCGRGYNTHQFTRTWQCRCKFHWCCRVHCETCTERTEEYTCK
- the LOC117602762 gene encoding protein Wnt-7b isoform X1 — translated: MRRGDIAATAIALLILGQIQGPRQTRVVGAVVVGAAVCGRIPGLAKSQREQCRKAPHAMPAVGEGAELGLRECRHQFRHHRWNCSHVANDQVFGHVVVVGSREAAFTYAISSAGVTYAVTAACSRGNITACGCEPTVRTKKELPPNGWEWGGCSADVTYGMRFARRFLDAREVEGDARSLMNLHNNKAGRKIVKALLQTECKCHGVSGSCTVRTCWRTLPSFRQIGDALMKKYYRARPVIAITPPPPPTMQSLDTLHSTSAEMVPILGNDAKTQGKPNDLAKSRRDRQPPKKAIKPRRPHLVLKRTKTNGGSSVGQKRIPKRSELVFLQPSPNYCEPDLVQGSLGTQGRYCNRTSKGTDGCDLMCCGRGYNTHQFTRTWQCRCKFHWCCRVHCETCTERTEEYTCK